The following coding sequences lie in one Takifugu rubripes chromosome 8, fTakRub1.2, whole genome shotgun sequence genomic window:
- the LOC101078691 gene encoding PTB domain-containing engulfment adapter protein 1-like isoform X2: protein MLEEALESLKTPDTYSTEKKGKKSKVYLFLSLSGLDILEYKTKFLLYSCPLSTVSFCAVLPTFPEVFGFVARHPAANTYHCYMFQSKKFSHVLVSVIGDAFQISKREESVRGGRDLIVESLRHKNKVLQKENAELKKKLTGQTN, encoded by the exons ATGTTAGAGGAAGCGCTGGAGAGTCTAAAG ACACCAGATACCTACTCCActgaaaagaaaggaaagaagagtAAAGTCTATCTTTTCCTATCACTGAGTGGTTTGGACATTTTGGAATACAAAACCAAG TTTCTGCTCTATTCCTGCCCTTTGTCTACTGTCTCCTTCTGTGCTGTCCTCCCAACCTTTCCTGAAGTCTTTGGCTTCGTGGCCCGACATCCTGCAGCGAACACATACCACTGCTATATGTTTCAAAGCAAGAAGTTC TCTCATGTCCTAGTCTCAGTTATTGGAGATGCCTTCCAAATTTCAAAGAGAGAGGAAAGTGTGAGGGGAGGACGAGACCTCATTGTGGAATCACTCAGACATAAG aaCAAAGTGttgcaaaaagaaaatgcagagcTAAAGAAGAAACTTACTGGACAGACAAACTGA
- the LOC101078691 gene encoding PTB domain-containing engulfment adapter protein 1-like isoform X1, which yields MFSDEDSEISFTVKFLGRVEVVCPDGLQMLEEALESLKTPDTYSTEKKGKKSKVYLFLSLSGLDILEYKTKFLLYSCPLSTVSFCAVLPTFPEVFGFVARHPAANTYHCYMFQSKKFSHVLVSVIGDAFQISKREESVRGGRDLIVESLRHKNKVLQKENAELKKKLTGQTN from the exons ATGTTTTcagatgaagacagtgagaTCTCCTTTACGGTTAAG TTTCTTGGCCGTGTTGAGGTTGTTTGCCCAGATGGACTACAGATGTTAGAGGAAGCGCTGGAGAGTCTAAAG ACACCAGATACCTACTCCActgaaaagaaaggaaagaagagtAAAGTCTATCTTTTCCTATCACTGAGTGGTTTGGACATTTTGGAATACAAAACCAAG TTTCTGCTCTATTCCTGCCCTTTGTCTACTGTCTCCTTCTGTGCTGTCCTCCCAACCTTTCCTGAAGTCTTTGGCTTCGTGGCCCGACATCCTGCAGCGAACACATACCACTGCTATATGTTTCAAAGCAAGAAGTTC TCTCATGTCCTAGTCTCAGTTATTGGAGATGCCTTCCAAATTTCAAAGAGAGAGGAAAGTGTGAGGGGAGGACGAGACCTCATTGTGGAATCACTCAGACATAAG aaCAAAGTGttgcaaaaagaaaatgcagagcTAAAGAAGAAACTTACTGGACAGACAAACTGA